Proteins from a single region of Myxococcus xanthus:
- a CDS encoding ABC transporter permease, whose product MRTALAIARKELSIYFTTPWAYAVFTAMAALTAFYFMDLLQAFNDVQGVARRVGWAQMSPDFNMYRNLTDGVVVELWGSVLVITLVVTPFLSMRLFAEEKRNRTFELLMTAPVRPIEIVLGKYLGGLGVISATLALTLVFPLLLSVLGHSESGLALEWSTVLLGYGALLLWGATCMAVGLFISALTESQMLAAFLTFCVLLAWMLLGQVARRAEEPLRSALSYVACDLQLQGMIKGVLDAQSLVFFASVIGFSLFLTHRTVDAQRWA is encoded by the coding sequence ATGCGCACCGCCCTGGCGATTGCCCGCAAGGAACTGTCCATCTACTTCACCACGCCGTGGGCCTACGCCGTCTTCACGGCGATGGCGGCGCTGACGGCCTTCTACTTCATGGACCTGCTGCAGGCGTTCAACGACGTCCAGGGCGTGGCGCGCCGGGTGGGCTGGGCGCAGATGTCCCCGGACTTCAACATGTACCGCAACCTCACGGACGGGGTGGTGGTGGAGCTGTGGGGCAGCGTCCTGGTCATCACCCTGGTCGTCACGCCGTTCCTGTCCATGCGGCTGTTCGCGGAGGAGAAGCGCAACCGCACCTTCGAGCTGCTGATGACGGCCCCGGTGCGGCCCATTGAAATCGTGCTGGGCAAGTACCTGGGCGGCCTGGGCGTCATCTCCGCCACGCTGGCGCTCACGCTCGTCTTCCCGCTACTGCTGTCCGTGCTGGGCCACAGCGAGTCCGGGCTGGCGCTGGAGTGGTCCACCGTCCTGCTGGGCTACGGCGCGCTGCTGCTGTGGGGCGCCACCTGCATGGCCGTGGGCCTGTTCATCTCCGCGCTGACGGAGAGCCAGATGCTGGCGGCCTTCCTCACCTTCTGTGTCCTGCTGGCGTGGATGCTGCTGGGCCAGGTGGCCCGCCGCGCGGAGGAGCCGCTGCGCTCCGCGCTGTCCTACGTCGCCTGCGACCTCCAGTTGCAGGGGATGATCAAGGGCGTGCTGGACGCGCAGTCGCTGGTGTTCTTCGCCTCCGTCATCGGCTTCTCGCTCTTCCTCACCCACCGCACGGTGGATGCGCAGCGGTGGGCCTGA